The Mustela nigripes isolate SB6536 chromosome 4, MUSNIG.SB6536, whole genome shotgun sequence genome includes a window with the following:
- the LOC132015783 gene encoding uncharacterized LOC128031837 homolog — MGLVVSIHRSPEVGLRWGVYRDWLMRVRVPPTDGDDRRRSCYLRRRGPARPALAPALERNMYRFRSQLFTGISAAATARSYPRRFSPLLAEDSPLSRPPHRRTSKKCSSIG; from the coding sequence ATGGGATTGGTAGTCAGCATCCATCGGTCGCCGGAGGTAGGACTCCGGTGGGGAGTCTATAGGGATTGGCTAATGAGAGTTCGAGTTCCGCCCACAGATGGTGACGACAGGCGGCGGTCTTGCTACTTAAGGCGTCGTGGCCCAGCCCGCCCCGCCTTAGCTCCCGCGCTAGAGAGAAACATGTATCGTTTCCGCTCACAGCTCTTCACGGGGATTTCTGCTGCTGCCACCGCCCGCTCGTACCCCCGCCGCTTCTCGCCTCTGTTAGCTGAAGACTCGCCTCTTAGCCGCCCGCCGCACAGACGCACGAGTAAAAAGTGCAGCTCCATCGGCTGA